The nucleotide window ATCATATTTTTTTACCgctaaatagaaaatcaaaagtattttcatatgcttcgaattgttcaaatctattttgaaataaaaaaaatagccttgtctactatgtataaaaaagtaatcaactctaatagattcttcgagagattttgagatttcattatcaTCATTCTCATCAAATTGTTTCTTCATATATATCACTCGTTTCGTATAAAATCGGGTTTGATATTCatttcaaatacaattttctTGGCAGAAATTATAGCAATTGCAAATCtttcttctctatatttgttaaagaaagaaatcaaacatTTTTACTtcaaataacttttttttaaaacttatataTAACCTATTAGGTGTAACAAAAAATGGGGCCCCACAAATGTGGGGCCTAAAGCAGTTGCTTTACCTGCTTTAGGGAAGGGCTGCCCCTGGTTATTACTCTCAGCTAGTTCAGTTTGAGCATCTTTAGCAAACAGTAGGTGATACTCCACCTACTGCTTTATTCCTTTGATGATTAGTAACATGTGGTATTGATGATGTATTCTGATACTCTAATCAGATTTTCTCTTAGTGAATTCCATGTAGCGTCTTTAAACCAGTATCTCTTCGAAAGCCACCTCGATAAGTTCTTTCCATTaatcatttcttcaatttttctcgTTAATACTCATGAAAGGATGCATATTAGGTCTTAATTGGCTTTTTATGGAGGGCCCTTTGCTGAAAAAGGCTGGAAATACAGGACACTATCTTGGTTCTATATAATTTTTAGTTAGTCTATTTTGGAGCACCTTAGTTACAACTATTCAGAATTGTAGATGAAGAGATACTGAGGTAGAAAGGGTTTTATCAGCGCATACTAGCAAAGCTTGGCCGAGCATCCTGTGTGTAATATAGCAGGATTCCAATTCACTACTCTTCTGTATTTGTTTCTTCATGTCAACGTGGTTCAAATACAATTTTGCACTGCCTTCCATCATGGTACAACTTGTCCTCATAAAGTTCCTCGTTTTATTCTTGAAAGTAGAAAGGATTGTTGGAAAATGGTGAACTGGTTACTATCGAATTCAATTAAATATCTTCGTGTTGTCCAACTATTACTAGGACAATATCTTATGGAGTAGTTACAAGAAGAACAGGACATATGTTGATATAATTTCAACCAGAATAAATGAAATTGTCTTATCTAGTGGTTTTTGCAGCTAGCTTGGAAGGTGAGCATGATAATGAGATTGAaaaaatttctcaaccaaatttaTCCGGTTTAGGAGCAGGAGTGGAATCTCAAGTGCAAAGTTCTGATGGAGAAGTTGAAGCTAAAGGGGCTACAGCTTCACAGGCTAAGAATGAAGTAGAATCATTGTTAATCAAGCCATCAGTAGCTAAAGCATCAGAAGATGCCGAGGTGCTTCCAAGAAAACGCAACGGTTtccttcatttattttctcttagAGATATCAATTCATGCATTTTGATCTCTGAGAATAAAAGAGTCATTTGTTCTGTCATGATTTCGTTTTTAGTTGTCCTGTCTTATGCCCATCTCCCTCATAGTATAGCAAGGTCAAATAGCGTCATTGCCTCAAGGCCCCTTTATATACTGTTGCTAACTGATTTGACAATAGTGATTGCACGAATAATTCGCAAGGAAGTAGTTCCTGATGAAGAAAGACGCGAAGACAGACAAGGAGTGAATGATTTCGGGCACAATTGGGATGGAGCTCTAACTATATTGGAATACGGTTTGGTTCTCTATCAGACAATTCGTGCACTCTTCATAGACTGCAGTTTCTATTTGGTCATTGTCATATGTGGTCTGTCTCTCATATAATTGTCTCATATACTTCCCACAGAGCTAGTTTTGCTAATTCTTTTTAAGGTGGTGAAGA belongs to Nicotiana tabacum cultivar K326 chromosome 6, ASM71507v2, whole genome shotgun sequence and includes:
- the LOC107778073 gene encoding uncharacterized protein LOC107778073 isoform X3, whose translation is MEREERRKNIMEKGSAGIAHLSSGAGVESQVQSSDGEVEAKGATASQAKNEVESLLIKPSVAKASEDAEVLPRKRNGFLHLFSLRDINSCILISENKRVICSVMISFLVVLSYAHLPHSIARSNSVIASRPLYILLLTDLTIVIARIIRKEVVPDEERREDRQGVNDFGHNWDGALTILEYGLVLYQTIRALFIDCSFYLVIVICGLSLI
- the LOC107778073 gene encoding uncharacterized protein LOC107778073 isoform X1, giving the protein MEREERRKNIMEKGSAGIAHLSSVVFAASLEGEHDNEIEKISQPNLSGLGAGVESQVQSSDGEVEAKGATASQAKNEVESLLIKPSVAKASEDAEVLPRKRNGFLHLFSLRDINSCILISENKRVICSVMISFLVVLSYAHLPHSIARSNSVIASRPLYILLLTDLTIVIARIIRKEVVPDEERREDRQGVNDFGHNWDGALTILEYGLVLYQTIRALFIDCSFYLVIVICGLSLI
- the LOC107778073 gene encoding uncharacterized protein LOC107778073 isoform X2 — its product is MEREERRKNIMEKGSAGIAHLSSASLEGEHDNEIEKISQPNLSGLGAGVESQVQSSDGEVEAKGATASQAKNEVESLLIKPSVAKASEDAEVLPRKRNGFLHLFSLRDINSCILISENKRVICSVMISFLVVLSYAHLPHSIARSNSVIASRPLYILLLTDLTIVIARIIRKEVVPDEERREDRQGVNDFGHNWDGALTILEYGLVLYQTIRALFIDCSFYLVIVICGLSLI